The Juglans microcarpa x Juglans regia isolate MS1-56 chromosome 2D, Jm3101_v1.0, whole genome shotgun sequence DNA window AGTGTTGCAATGGAATACATATATTTGGAACTATAgctagaaagaaaaagaaattattgcaCCAATAACAGTAGATCTGTTATCTTCTTTATCCACTTCTAAGCAACAAAACGTGCTAGgcacttattattatttcaaaccATTACATGCTTGGGTTTCAACTTTTGAGACAGATGAATTGCAAAACCAATTTAGAGGGCAGTGAGAAAAGATGTCGGACTGGGAGGGATTGGAATATCAACAGTCCCTTCCAACATATGTAGAACCTTCTTCATGGAAGGACGAAGTGAGGGCTCATCTAGAATGCACCAGAGTGCTACCTTAACCATTCTTTCCAGTTGTTTCTTGTCGACCACCTCATCATTCAAAAGTTTGCCCAGCTCACCACACTCAAAGCAATGGTATGCCCATTCTTCAAGGAGTGCTTCTTCCTCAGGAAGATCAAAGTCCGCATTCCTTCGACAACAAATAATCTCCAAGAGCACAATTCCAAAGCTATACACATCTACTTTGACTGTCACGGGCAGATTCCGATGCCACTCTGGTGCGACATATCCCTTTGTGCCTCTTATGTCGGTATATGTTTTGGTTTGGTCTGGTTTTAGCAACTTCGCTAATCCGAAATCAGCGAGTTTTGCATACCCGTTCTCATCCATGAGAATGTTATGTGGTTTTATGTCGCCGTGAATGATTTGTGGCTCACATTCTTCATGGAGATAGAGAATTCCTTTTGCTATATTGCGAGCAATTTCAATTCTTCTATCCCAAGAAGGTTGTTGTTTTGATGGCTTGAAGAGTATATCTGCAAGTGAACCGTTGCTCATGAAATTGTACACCAAAAGCCTATTCAGTCCATCATGGCAATACCCGAGTAACGGGACTAGGTTTTTGTGATGTGTTTTTCCAATAACTTTCACCTCCGTCTGAAACTCTCTTTCCCCCTCGGCCAAAAATTTTTCTAGTCGTTTGACGGCCACAATCTTCTTGCCATTCCATATTGCCCCTTTATAAACAATCCCAAAAGCTCCTCTACCGAGCTCTTCCTTGAAACCATTAGTCACTTTCTCAAGTTCTGCATAAGTATATGATTTTGGAGTAACATCCTCACCCAAGCCAACTTGTTCATTGCCAAATTGTCGAATTATCAGAGTCATAGAGAACAAAGTTGCCCGAATCCAGCATCGATGCCGCTGCTGCAGCTTCGGGATTATTGAAGATCGTGGTCTCGTTGCCTTGTGTTGATTGCAGAATTAGCTGCCCGTTGCTTGTGAAGTTCAATTTAACATCAGCGGGAAGTGGAGGATCGTCTCGGTTGGCTGTCCAGACCACAGTCTTCTGTGGAATCCCGGCAATAAAAATCCCGACAGCATAGCCGTTGCCTTGCTTGTAGAATCCAAAGGCATATAGACCGGAATGTGATAGCCATGAAGAGTTGGTACCACCGGTGCCTGTAGGTGTTAACAAAGAACCTGGCCTGATAACGGGTTGCCCAGCTTGTTGAGCTTCTGCGGTGAAAATTGctaagaagagaagaagaagcaagATGGTTGCCATCACTTCAGAATTATTCCCTCTTACGTTTTTCTGCCCTCGCTGTGTTTTCAAATGGGAGAATAAGAATAATGTTCATCAATCAAAGAATGCAATTCGCCTCCATTTTCACTGATTAAAGTAAGAGTTTTTTATGTCTACAATTTCATGTCGAAATTGTTTGTAATTGCTAATGAACTCTTTAGGTCTCctgattttcttgatttatttctAGAATAATTACGTGGATAAACAAAGTGAATTTGAACCCAAATATTATGCGGATTAGAGTACTAGCATtagtttctctatatgcatatttaaaatcacatcttttgaagATTAATTTTGCATAATAAGAAAAACTCCCACATTCAATTATGCATCGttgaatcaaataataataaatatttttattttttcttaaatttttaattttaa harbors:
- the LOC121249268 gene encoding G-type lectin S-receptor-like serine/threonine-protein kinase LECRK3 → MATILLLLLFLAIFTAEAQQAGQPVIRPGSLLTPTGTGGTNSSWLSHSGLYAFGFYKQGNGYAVGIFIAGIPQKTVATRPRSSIIPKLQQRHRCWIRATLFSMTLIIRQFGNEQVGLGEDVTPKSYTYAELEKVTNGFKEELGRGAFGIVYKGAIWNGKKIVAVKRLEKFLAEGEREFQTEVKVIGKTHHKNLVPLLGYCHDGLNRLLVYNFMSNGSLADILFKPSKQQPSWDRRIEIARNIAKGILYLHEECEPQIIHGDIKPHNILMDENGYAKLADFGLAKLLKPDQTKTYTDIRGTKGYVAPEWHRNLPVTVKVDVYSFGIVLLEIICCRRNADFDLPEEEALLEEWAYHCFECGELGKLLNDEVVDKKQLERMVKVALWCILDEPSLRPSMKKVLHMLEGTVDIPIPPSPTSFLTAL